In the genome of Pseudomonas protegens, one region contains:
- a CDS encoding MFS transporter, translating to MSNTVNACELLQVPAEPSDRLPVGGLLALATAGFITLMTETLPAGLLPQISADLGVSAALIGQWVTVYALGSLLAAIPLILLTQGWRRRPLLLIAIGGFALVNSVTALSTDYRLILLARLCAGVFAGLLWALLAGYASRMVAPHLQGRAITLAMLGAPLALSVGMPAGTWLGGLLGWRMSFAVMTLLTLGLIGWVLAQVPDFPGLRAQKRLSLGRVLALPGIRSVLFVTFAYVLGHNILYTYIAPFLQPAGLGGQIEQVLLVFGLAALLSIWLVGLLIDRWLRELVLLGCLLFIGSTLMLGLLDNWPMAIYAATAIWGLSFGGMATLLQTALAKAAGEHADTAQSMLVTLWNLAIAGGGLGGALLLQGPGVATFPWVIAALLLISLMVAVHARQQGFPARR from the coding sequence ATGAGCAATACCGTCAATGCCTGCGAGCTGTTGCAAGTGCCTGCCGAACCCAGCGATCGCCTGCCTGTTGGCGGTCTGCTGGCCCTGGCGACTGCCGGGTTCATCACCTTGATGACCGAGACCCTGCCTGCCGGCCTGCTGCCGCAGATAAGTGCCGACCTGGGCGTCTCGGCGGCACTGATCGGCCAATGGGTAACCGTCTACGCCTTGGGGTCGCTGCTGGCAGCCATTCCACTGATTCTCCTCACCCAGGGCTGGCGGCGGCGCCCGCTGCTGTTGATCGCCATCGGCGGCTTTGCCCTGGTCAACAGCGTTACCGCACTCTCCACCGACTACCGCCTGATTCTGCTGGCACGCTTGTGCGCCGGAGTCTTCGCAGGCCTGCTGTGGGCATTGCTGGCAGGCTACGCCAGCCGCATGGTGGCGCCACACCTGCAGGGCCGGGCGATTACCCTGGCCATGCTCGGCGCGCCGCTGGCCTTGTCGGTGGGCATGCCTGCCGGGACCTGGCTGGGCGGCCTGCTGGGCTGGCGCATGAGCTTTGCCGTCATGACCCTCCTGACCCTGGGACTGATCGGCTGGGTGCTGGCTCAGGTGCCGGACTTCCCCGGGCTGCGCGCGCAGAAGCGTCTGTCGCTGGGCCGGGTCCTGGCCTTGCCGGGGATCCGGTCGGTACTGTTCGTGACCTTTGCCTATGTGCTGGGGCACAACATTCTCTACACCTATATCGCGCCCTTTCTTCAGCCGGCCGGGCTTGGCGGGCAGATCGAGCAGGTATTGCTGGTATTCGGCCTGGCTGCATTGCTGAGCATCTGGCTGGTGGGCCTGCTGATCGACCGCTGGCTGCGTGAGCTGGTGCTGCTCGGTTGCCTGCTGTTCATCGGCTCGACCCTGATGCTGGGTCTGCTGGATAACTGGCCAATGGCGATCTACGCAGCGACCGCTATCTGGGGGCTGTCCTTCGGCGGCATGGCCACCCTGTTGCAAACCGCATTGGCCAAGGCTGCAGGCGAGCACGCGGACACCGCGCAGTCGATGCTGGTCACCCTATGGAACCTGGCGATTGCCGGCGGCGGCCTGGGTGGCGCCTTGCTGCTGCAAGGACCGGGGGTGGCGACTTTCCCCTGGGTGATTGCCGCCCTGTTACTGATCAGCCTGATGGTAGCGGTGCACGCTCGGCAGCAGGGTTTTCCCGCCCGTCGCTGA
- a CDS encoding LysR family transcriptional regulator, with protein sequence MDWLGSIPVFMQVAETRSFTEAGRLLGVSSSAVGKSIARLEERLKTRLFHRTTRSISLTTEGAGFLERCRRIAAEVEAAEFQLCDSSSAPVGKLRISAPQVHGLLMPVLAEFMQRYPQIELDVDLCDRMVDVVEEGFDLVVRTGHPKDSRLLARQLGRFRMLLVGSPGYFQRYGVPQTPQELREHACLRHTFHHTGKLEAWPFKAQANSPEPDLPTRLTSSSIEAVEHAAHSGLGVACLPDFMVQAAVQRGELQTVLDDYLEHNGVFWVLWPSSRHAAAKVRVLIEHLSERLFPANSGQ encoded by the coding sequence GTGGATTGGCTCGGCAGTATTCCGGTGTTTATGCAGGTGGCGGAAACCCGCAGTTTCACAGAGGCGGGGCGTCTTCTTGGGGTGTCTTCCTCGGCGGTCGGCAAAAGCATCGCGCGTCTGGAGGAGCGTCTTAAGACCCGTCTGTTTCATCGCACCACTCGCAGTATCAGCCTGACCACCGAAGGTGCCGGTTTTCTCGAGCGCTGCCGCAGGATCGCTGCCGAGGTCGAGGCCGCCGAGTTCCAGCTGTGTGACTCTTCCAGCGCGCCGGTGGGCAAGTTGCGAATCAGTGCACCGCAGGTCCACGGCCTGTTGATGCCGGTGCTGGCGGAGTTCATGCAGCGTTACCCGCAGATCGAGCTGGACGTCGACCTCTGCGATCGCATGGTGGATGTGGTGGAGGAGGGCTTCGATCTGGTGGTACGTACCGGCCACCCCAAGGACTCGCGGCTCCTGGCTCGCCAACTCGGGCGCTTTCGCATGCTGCTGGTGGGCAGCCCCGGGTACTTTCAGCGGTACGGGGTGCCGCAAACCCCGCAGGAGCTGCGTGAGCATGCTTGTCTGCGGCACACCTTTCATCACACCGGCAAACTCGAAGCCTGGCCGTTCAAGGCCCAGGCCAACTCGCCGGAACCGGATCTGCCGACCCGTTTGACCAGCAGCTCCATCGAGGCGGTGGAGCACGCTGCGCACAGTGGGCTGGGAGTTGCCTGCCTGCCCGATTTCATGGTGCAGGCGGCAGTGCAGCGTGGCGAGTTGCAAACCGTGCTCGACGACTATCTGGAGCACAACGGCGTCTTCTGGGTGCTGTGGCCGTCGAGCCGGCATGCAGCGGCCAAGGTGCGGGTGCTGATCGAGCACTTGAGCGAACGACTTTTTCCGGCAAACAGCGGTCAGTAG
- a CDS encoding DUF2242 domain-containing protein: MFRSFHLRTAAGLLLLSAIAGCSSHKTAIYEHESFDDSGTFSRNYPVSDAASCEAARRALLSQGYIITSNDPKLVSGHKSFQQTGETHLEISFNVVCARDGSGDQRSTVFANALQDRYALKKVNNSASLGVGVLGSVSMPIGSTDDSMVKVASETVSSAKFYERYFALVELFLPPEAKKAAHIEEKPKADLGVPESKPEPQAKPEPKPEPKASLPQAEPAPLAAPAPVAEPEPAVSQPLAPPAEAAPIVPAPSSEPAPVSETITPPPASHLPPPSEPIPALPSSGH; this comes from the coding sequence ATGTTTAGATCATTTCATCTGCGCACGGCGGCCGGCTTGTTGCTGTTGTCCGCGATCGCCGGTTGTTCCTCGCACAAGACCGCTATCTATGAGCATGAAAGCTTCGATGATTCCGGCACCTTCTCGCGCAATTATCCGGTGAGCGACGCCGCCTCCTGCGAGGCCGCGCGCCGGGCGCTGCTCAGCCAGGGCTACATCATCACCAGCAATGATCCGAAGCTGGTCAGCGGTCACAAGAGCTTCCAGCAAACCGGCGAGACTCACCTGGAAATCAGCTTCAACGTGGTCTGCGCCCGGGACGGCAGCGGCGACCAGCGCTCGACGGTGTTCGCCAACGCCCTGCAGGACCGCTATGCACTGAAGAAGGTCAACAACTCGGCCAGCCTTGGCGTGGGGGTGCTGGGCTCGGTCTCGATGCCGATCGGCTCCACCGATGATTCGATGGTCAAGGTGGCCAGCGAGACGGTGTCCTCGGCCAAGTTCTATGAGCGCTACTTCGCCCTGGTGGAACTGTTCCTGCCGCCGGAGGCCAAGAAGGCCGCCCATATCGAAGAGAAACCCAAGGCCGACCTCGGGGTTCCCGAGAGCAAGCCCGAGCCGCAGGCCAAGCCGGAACCCAAGCCGGAGCCCAAGGCATCGCTGCCGCAGGCCGAGCCTGCACCATTGGCGGCGCCGGCTCCCGTTGCTGAGCCGGAGCCTGCCGTCTCGCAACCGCTGGCGCCGCCAGCCGAGGCCGCGCCGATCGTGCCGGCCCCCAGCAGTGAGCCCGCGCCCGTCAGCGAAACCATCACGCCGCCACCGGCCAGCCACTTGCCGCCGCCGAGCGAGCCGATTCCGGCCCTGCCGAGCAGCGGGCACTAA
- a CDS encoding AraC family transcriptional regulator, which yields MKTTPMRLGDLSVGFVHSLADAVRSHGQDPTPLLEQYALDPARLAEAGARLSIPRYMRLGHGAIQLTGDPALGLRMGRLSRLSQLGLAGVTAAQAPTVREAARCLTRFEALYGSNYRGQSSFHEDAGGAWLRFYSISPYNAYNRFVVDSIISGWLQQLSSLCGQTLLAEQIDIEFERPDYHDAYAILGPTPIQFAAEQNQLRLSQASLALRNPEHCPSTWRHLLQLCERELEQLTRTRSLRERIIQLLGPLLNGGREPDLEEVAMRLKLPTWTLRRKLAEEGTQFRAILNDTRRDLAMTYIRDTELAFGEIAYLLGFASAEAFQRAFKRWNGQTPGEFRRCHRQFG from the coding sequence ATGAAGACCACGCCAATGCGCCTGGGGGACCTGTCGGTGGGCTTTGTCCACAGCCTGGCGGACGCGGTCCGCAGCCACGGCCAGGACCCAACCCCCTTGCTCGAACAATATGCACTGGATCCGGCCCGACTGGCCGAAGCCGGAGCACGCCTGTCGATCCCCCGCTACATGCGCCTGGGCCACGGCGCGATCCAGCTCACCGGCGACCCGGCCCTGGGTCTGCGCATGGGCCGTCTGAGTCGGCTGAGCCAGCTCGGCCTGGCCGGCGTCACTGCCGCCCAAGCCCCAACCGTGCGTGAAGCGGCCCGTTGCCTGACTCGCTTCGAAGCGCTGTACGGTTCCAACTATCGCGGTCAGTCGAGCTTTCACGAAGATGCCGGCGGCGCCTGGCTGCGCTTCTACTCCATCAGCCCATACAACGCCTACAACCGCTTCGTGGTCGACTCGATCATCTCCGGGTGGCTGCAACAGCTGTCCAGCCTCTGCGGTCAGACCCTGCTGGCCGAGCAGATCGACATCGAGTTCGAGCGCCCGGACTACCACGACGCCTACGCCATCCTCGGCCCCACGCCCATCCAGTTCGCCGCCGAACAGAACCAACTGCGCCTGAGCCAGGCCAGCCTGGCCCTGCGCAATCCGGAACACTGTCCGAGCACCTGGCGGCATCTGCTGCAGTTGTGCGAAAGGGAGCTGGAACAACTGACCCGCACTCGCAGCCTGCGCGAGCGCATCATTCAATTGCTGGGACCTTTGCTCAATGGTGGCCGTGAGCCCGACCTGGAAGAAGTGGCGATGCGCCTGAAGCTGCCGACCTGGACGTTGCGGCGCAAGCTGGCGGAAGAAGGGACGCAGTTCCGGGCCATTCTCAATGACACCCGGCGCGACCTGGCCATGACCTACATTCGCGATACCGAACTGGCGTTCGGCGAGATTGCCTATCTGCTGGGCTTTGCCTCAGCCGAGGCGTTTCAGCGGGCGTTCAAGCGCTGGAATGGCCAGACGCCTGGGGAGTTTCGCCGCTGCCATCGACAGTTCGGCTAA
- a CDS encoding carbon-nitrogen hydrolase family protein encodes MRKLLYFTLSLAVLAVITRYALWTHDRPGAHYLSDLRIELAVDQGVPADHGNLLAIQPELFPTDYQSPERLHRKLAAYLQQARDKGLVNAKTIVVLPEHIGTWLMVSGEKNELYQAVSLKEAMNWLAVSNPLPFLKALITAKGTSRLDDAHLRMKAKKMAKEYQLLFGGLAREFQVTLVAGSIILPEPSVSQGNLQIGSGALYNSSLVFGSDGLPIGQPQRQLYPTHAESGYVRGDAKQGVQVVDTPAGRLGVLIGSDSWYPDNYRQLNDQGAQLVAVPAFVMGRDGWERPWRGFKSITTPSEVSLKPEETSEGEAWHRLTLTARPPSSLASAGVSVFLRGQFWDQRSSGQSFINSHGQTFADQGTTGARLLNLWL; translated from the coding sequence ATGCGCAAACTTCTTTACTTCACCTTGTCCCTGGCCGTGCTTGCCGTCATCACCCGTTATGCACTCTGGACCCACGACCGGCCGGGGGCGCATTACCTGTCGGACCTGCGCATCGAACTGGCCGTGGACCAGGGCGTCCCTGCCGATCACGGCAACCTGCTGGCGATCCAGCCGGAGCTGTTCCCCACCGATTACCAGAGCCCCGAGCGCCTGCACCGCAAGCTCGCCGCCTACCTGCAACAGGCCCGGGACAAGGGTCTGGTGAATGCCAAGACCATCGTGGTGCTGCCGGAACACATCGGCACCTGGCTGATGGTCAGCGGCGAAAAGAACGAGCTGTACCAGGCCGTGTCCTTGAAAGAAGCAATGAACTGGCTGGCGGTGAGCAATCCACTGCCGTTCCTCAAGGCACTGATCACGGCCAAGGGAACCAGCCGCCTGGACGATGCGCACCTGCGCATGAAGGCGAAGAAGATGGCCAAGGAGTACCAGTTGCTGTTCGGCGGCCTGGCCAGGGAGTTCCAGGTGACCCTGGTGGCCGGCTCGATCATTCTGCCCGAGCCCAGCGTCAGCCAGGGCAACCTGCAGATCGGTAGCGGCGCCCTGTACAACAGCAGCCTGGTGTTCGGCAGCGACGGCCTGCCCATCGGCCAACCCCAGCGCCAGCTCTATCCCACCCATGCCGAAAGCGGCTATGTGCGGGGCGATGCCAAACAGGGGGTACAAGTCGTCGACACTCCCGCCGGGCGCCTGGGTGTGCTGATCGGCAGCGACAGCTGGTACCCGGACAACTATCGCCAGCTCAATGACCAGGGCGCACAACTGGTCGCGGTCCCGGCCTTTGTCATGGGCCGCGATGGCTGGGAGCGACCCTGGCGCGGCTTCAAGAGCATCACCACCCCCAGCGAGGTCAGCCTCAAGCCGGAGGAAACCAGCGAAGGCGAAGCCTGGCATCGCCTGACCCTCACCGCACGCCCGCCCAGCAGCCTGGCCAGCGCCGGCGTCAGCGTCTTCCTGCGTGGCCAGTTCTGGGACCAGCGCAGCAGCGGCCAGAGCTTCATCAATAGCCACGGCCAGACGTTCGCCGATCAGGGCACAACGGGCGCCCGCTTGCTGAACCTCTGGCTGTAA
- a CDS encoding NADPH-dependent 2,4-dienoyl-CoA reductase — protein MAGAPYPHLLAPLDLGFTTLRNRTLMGSMHTGLEEKPGGFERMAAYFAERARGGVGLMVTGGIGPNDEGGVYSGAAKLTTEEEALKHQIVTRAVHEAGGKICMQILHAGRYAYSPKQVAPSAIQAPINPFKPKELDEEGIEKQIRDFVTCSTLAQKAEYDGVEIMGSEGYFINQFLAAHTNHRTDRWGGSYENRMRLPVEIVRRVREAVGPNFIIIFRLSMLDLVEGGSTWEEIVQLAQAIEAAGATLINTGIGWHEARIPTIATKVPRAAFSKVTAKLRGSVSIPLITTNRINTPEVAEQILAEGDADMVSMARPFLADPDFVNKAAEGRADEINTCIGCNQACLDHTFGGKLTSCLVNPRACHETELNYLPVKQIKKIAVVGAGPAGLSAATVAAERGHQVTLFDSASEIGGQFNIAKRVPGKEEFYETLRYFKRKLQTTHVELCLNTRVDVEQLVAGGFDEIILATGIAPRLPAIPGVEHPKVLSYLDVLLERKPVGKSVAVIGAGGIGFDVSEFLVHQGVATSQDREAFWKEWGIDTQLQARGGVAGIKAEPHAPARQVFLLQRKKSKVGDGLGKTTGWIHRTGLKNKQVQMLNSVEYLKIDDAGLHIRIGEAGEPQVLAVDNIVICAGQDPLRELQDGLVAAGQNVHLIGGADVAAELDAKRAINQGSRLAAEL, from the coding sequence ATGGCTGGAGCACCTTACCCGCATTTGCTGGCCCCCCTCGACCTGGGTTTCACCACCCTGCGCAACCGCACCCTGATGGGCTCCATGCACACCGGTCTGGAAGAGAAGCCCGGCGGCTTCGAGCGCATGGCGGCGTATTTTGCCGAGCGCGCCCGGGGCGGCGTGGGCCTGATGGTCACCGGCGGCATCGGTCCCAACGATGAGGGCGGGGTGTACTCCGGCGCGGCCAAGCTGACCACCGAAGAAGAGGCGCTCAAGCACCAGATCGTGACCCGCGCGGTACACGAGGCCGGCGGCAAGATCTGCATGCAGATCCTCCACGCCGGGCGCTATGCCTACAGCCCCAAGCAGGTGGCGCCCAGCGCGATCCAGGCGCCGATCAACCCGTTCAAGCCCAAGGAGCTGGACGAGGAAGGCATCGAGAAGCAGATCCGCGATTTCGTCACCTGCTCGACCCTGGCCCAGAAGGCCGAGTACGACGGCGTCGAGATCATGGGCTCGGAAGGGTATTTCATTAACCAGTTCCTCGCCGCCCACACCAACCACCGCACCGACCGCTGGGGCGGCAGCTATGAAAACCGCATGCGCCTGCCGGTGGAGATCGTCCGCCGGGTGCGTGAAGCGGTGGGTCCGAACTTCATCATCATCTTCCGCCTGTCGATGCTCGACCTGGTGGAAGGCGGCAGCACCTGGGAAGAGATCGTGCAACTGGCCCAGGCCATCGAGGCGGCTGGCGCGACCCTCATCAACACCGGGATCGGCTGGCACGAAGCGCGGATCCCGACCATCGCCACCAAGGTGCCGCGGGCCGCGTTCAGCAAGGTCACGGCCAAGCTGCGGGGTTCGGTGAGCATTCCGCTGATCACCACCAACCGCATCAACACCCCGGAAGTCGCCGAGCAGATCCTCGCCGAGGGCGATGCCGACATGGTGTCCATGGCCCGGCCATTCCTGGCCGATCCGGATTTCGTCAACAAGGCCGCTGAAGGCCGTGCCGACGAAATCAATACCTGCATCGGCTGCAACCAGGCCTGCCTGGACCACACCTTCGGCGGCAAGCTCACCAGTTGCCTGGTCAACCCCCGCGCGTGCCACGAGACCGAGCTCAACTACCTGCCGGTCAAGCAGATCAAGAAGATTGCCGTGGTCGGTGCCGGCCCGGCGGGCCTGTCCGCCGCCACCGTGGCCGCCGAGCGTGGTCATCAGGTGACCCTGTTCGACTCCGCCAGCGAGATCGGCGGCCAGTTCAACATCGCCAAGCGGGTGCCGGGCAAGGAAGAGTTCTACGAAACCCTGCGCTACTTCAAGCGCAAGCTGCAGACCACCCATGTCGAGCTGTGCCTCAACACTCGGGTGGATGTGGAGCAACTGGTGGCTGGCGGTTTCGATGAGATCATCCTGGCTACCGGTATCGCCCCGCGCTTGCCGGCGATCCCTGGCGTGGAGCACCCCAAGGTCCTCAGCTACCTGGACGTGCTGCTGGAGCGCAAGCCGGTGGGCAAGAGCGTGGCGGTGATCGGGGCGGGTGGCATCGGCTTCGATGTTTCCGAGTTCCTGGTGCACCAGGGCGTGGCCACCAGCCAGGACCGCGAAGCGTTCTGGAAGGAGTGGGGCATCGATACCCAGCTCCAGGCCCGCGGCGGCGTGGCCGGAATCAAGGCTGAGCCCCATGCGCCGGCGCGTCAGGTGTTCCTGTTGCAGCGCAAGAAATCCAAGGTCGGCGACGGCCTGGGCAAGACCACCGGCTGGATTCACCGCACCGGGCTGAAGAACAAGCAGGTGCAGATGCTCAACAGTGTCGAGTACCTGAAGATCGACGATGCCGGCCTGCATATCCGCATCGGCGAAGCGGGTGAGCCCCAGGTGCTGGCGGTGGACAACATCGTCATCTGTGCCGGTCAGGACCCGCTGCGCGAGCTGCAGGATGGTCTGGTAGCGGCGGGGCAGAACGTGCACCTGATCGGCGGTGCCGATGTGGCCGCCGAACTGGACGCCAAGCGCGCCATCAACCAGGGCTCGCGCCTGGCCGCCGAGCTGTAA
- a CDS encoding 1-aminocyclopropane-1-carboxylate deaminase/D-cysteine desulfhydrase: MSLPESFDWLPHAPLQRLELDWLTRAGVEVAVLRLDLIDPLISGNKWFKLTQHLAAARTAGAHGIISLGGAHSNHLHALAAAGRRFAFPTVGLLRGHPQDTPTVLDLQAFGMRLHWLGYAGYRARHEAGFWVPWQAQYPQMYPVPEGGGGLAGAAGCMTLRDQVQRQLPSLGWNDYDAWWLAAGTGTTLAGLVLAEAGTHPVYGALAVPEDHGVAQQVEGIVQAAGQGPGGYELLDSSRGGFAKVDAPLREFIRLSELYSGLPLEPLYTGKALLALQEQVVAGRFAPGCRLIFVHTGGLQGRRALLAQA, encoded by the coding sequence ATGTCCTTGCCCGAATCCTTCGACTGGTTACCCCACGCCCCGCTGCAACGGCTGGAGCTGGACTGGCTGACCCGGGCCGGGGTCGAGGTGGCGGTGCTGCGCCTGGACCTGATCGATCCGCTGATCAGCGGCAACAAATGGTTCAAGCTGACCCAGCACCTGGCGGCGGCACGTACCGCCGGTGCCCACGGCATCATCAGCCTCGGGGGCGCCCATTCCAATCATCTGCATGCCCTGGCCGCCGCTGGCCGGCGTTTTGCCTTTCCTACCGTGGGCCTGTTGCGTGGCCATCCCCAGGACACGCCGACGGTGCTCGACCTGCAGGCGTTCGGCATGCGCCTGCACTGGCTGGGCTACGCCGGTTATCGGGCACGCCATGAGGCGGGGTTCTGGGTGCCTTGGCAGGCCCAGTACCCGCAGATGTACCCGGTGCCTGAAGGCGGTGGTGGCCTGGCCGGTGCGGCGGGCTGCATGACCTTGCGCGATCAGGTGCAGCGACAGTTGCCGAGCCTGGGCTGGAATGACTATGACGCCTGGTGGCTGGCCGCCGGCACCGGCACCACCCTGGCCGGGCTGGTGCTGGCGGAGGCCGGGACGCACCCGGTGTATGGCGCGCTGGCGGTGCCCGAGGACCATGGGGTGGCGCAACAGGTCGAGGGCATTGTGCAGGCGGCTGGGCAGGGCCCTGGGGGTTATGAACTGCTGGACAGCAGCCGCGGCGGCTTTGCCAAGGTGGATGCCCCGCTGCGGGAATTCATTCGGTTGAGCGAGCTGTACAGTGGGTTGCCATTGGAGCCGCTGTACACCGGCAAGGCCCTGCTGGCCTTGCAGGAACAGGTGGTGGCCGGGCGTTTTGCTCCGGGTTGCCGCTTGATCTTCGTCCACACCGGCGGCTTGCAGGGCCGCCGCGCGCTGCTGGCTCAGGCCTGA
- a CDS encoding cytochrome b: MPWKNTESRYSTMTITLHWLMLVVLAVVYACIEFRGIFPKGSGGRTLIVEAHFMLGLTVFALVWLRLFARAQGVAPKILPTPPQWQRVLSSLMHWALYLFMIAMPILGWLTTSAKGHQVMFYGFDLPLLVQENKTLAKQFQGWHELLGSLGYWLIGLHALAGLYHHYVMRDNTLQRMWRQRGQA; this comes from the coding sequence ATGCCCTGGAAAAACACTGAGTCTCGCTACAGCACCATGACCATCACCTTGCACTGGCTGATGCTGGTGGTGCTGGCGGTGGTTTACGCCTGTATCGAATTTCGCGGCATCTTTCCCAAGGGCAGTGGCGGGCGCACGCTGATTGTCGAGGCCCACTTCATGCTCGGCCTGACCGTGTTTGCGCTGGTCTGGCTGCGGCTGTTCGCCCGCGCCCAGGGCGTGGCGCCGAAGATCCTGCCCACCCCGCCGCAGTGGCAACGAGTCTTGTCGAGCCTGATGCACTGGGCGCTGTACCTGTTCATGATCGCCATGCCGATCCTCGGCTGGCTGACCACCAGCGCCAAGGGCCATCAGGTGATGTTCTACGGTTTCGACCTGCCGCTGCTGGTGCAAGAGAACAAGACCCTGGCCAAGCAGTTCCAGGGCTGGCACGAACTGCTGGGCAGCCTCGGTTACTGGCTGATCGGCCTGCATGCCCTGGCCGGGCTGTATCACCACTACGTGATGCGCGACAACACCCTGCAACGCATGTGGCGCCAGCGCGGTCAGGCCTGA
- the phnX gene encoding phosphonoacetaldehyde hydrolase: MNYSNPTQLQAAILDWAGTVVDFGSFAPTQIFVEAFAEFDVQVSIEEARGPMGMGKWDHIRTLCDLPQVAERYRQVFGRTPTDADVTAIYERFMPLQIEKIAEHSALIPGALEVIAALREQGIKIGSCSGYPKQVMDKVVALAATNGYVADHVVATDEVPNGRPWPAQALANVIALGIEDVGACVKIDDTVPGILEGRRAGMWTVALICSGNALGLTYDAYRALASDTLASERQRIHRLFEASRPHYLIDTIADLPDVISDINQRLARGEMPQNH; the protein is encoded by the coding sequence ATGAACTACAGCAACCCCACCCAGCTGCAAGCCGCCATCCTCGACTGGGCCGGCACCGTGGTCGACTTCGGCTCCTTCGCCCCGACCCAGATCTTTGTCGAAGCCTTCGCCGAGTTCGACGTCCAGGTGTCCATCGAAGAGGCCCGCGGCCCCATGGGCATGGGCAAGTGGGACCACATCCGCACCTTGTGCGACCTGCCGCAGGTGGCCGAACGCTACCGCCAGGTCTTCGGCCGCACCCCGACCGACGCCGACGTCACCGCCATCTACGAACGCTTCATGCCGTTGCAGATCGAGAAGATCGCCGAGCACTCGGCGCTGATTCCCGGGGCCCTGGAGGTGATCGCCGCGCTGCGCGAGCAGGGCATCAAGATCGGCTCCTGCTCCGGTTACCCCAAGCAGGTGATGGACAAGGTGGTGGCCCTGGCCGCGACCAACGGCTACGTCGCCGACCACGTGGTGGCCACCGACGAGGTGCCCAACGGTCGGCCCTGGCCGGCCCAGGCCCTGGCCAACGTGATCGCCCTGGGGATCGAGGACGTCGGTGCCTGCGTGAAAATCGACGACACCGTACCCGGCATTCTCGAAGGTCGCCGCGCCGGCATGTGGACCGTCGCCCTGATCTGCTCGGGCAACGCCCTGGGCCTGACCTACGACGCCTACCGGGCCCTGGCCAGCGACACCCTGGCCAGCGAGCGCCAGCGCATCCACCGGCTGTTCGAGGCCTCGCGCCCGCACTACCTGATCGACACCATCGCCGACCTGCCCGACGTCATCAGCGATATCAACCAGCGCCTGGCCCGGGGGGAAATGCCCCAGAACCATTGA
- a CDS encoding 2-aminoethylphosphonate--pyruvate transaminase codes for MSVAEPILLTPGPLTTSARTRQAMQVDWGSWDERFNQLTASLCRQLLAIVNGADSHHCVPLQGSGTFAVEAAIGTLVPRDGKVLVLINGAYGKRLAKICEVLGRDFSTFETAEDQPTTAADVGRLLQADRAISHVALIHCETSTGILNPLPEIAQVVAGHGKRLIIDAMSSFGALPIDAREIPFDALIAASGKCLEGVPGMGFVLADKHALAQAAGNAHSLAMDLHDQHSYMARTGQWRFTPPTHVVAALHEALLQYNEEGGLPARHARYADNCRALLQGMGELGLQSFLPEAIQAPIIVTFHAPQDPRYQFKDFYERVKAKGFILYPGKLTQVDTFRVGCIGHVDRRGMQAAVAAIGEVLREMEILDL; via the coding sequence ATGAGCGTCGCCGAGCCCATCCTGCTCACCCCCGGTCCCCTGACCACCTCCGCCCGCACCCGCCAGGCGATGCAGGTGGACTGGGGTTCATGGGATGAGCGTTTCAACCAACTGACCGCCAGCCTGTGCCGGCAACTGCTGGCCATCGTCAACGGCGCCGACAGCCACCACTGCGTGCCCCTGCAAGGCAGCGGCACCTTCGCCGTGGAAGCGGCCATCGGCACCCTGGTGCCCCGTGACGGCAAGGTCCTGGTGCTGATCAACGGTGCCTACGGCAAGCGCCTGGCGAAAATCTGCGAAGTGCTCGGCCGGGATTTCAGCACCTTCGAAACCGCCGAAGACCAGCCCACCACCGCCGCCGACGTCGGGCGCCTGCTCCAGGCCGACCGCGCCATCAGCCACGTGGCCCTGATCCACTGCGAAACCAGCACCGGCATCCTCAACCCGCTGCCGGAGATCGCCCAGGTGGTGGCCGGCCACGGCAAGCGCCTGATCATCGACGCCATGAGTTCCTTTGGCGCGCTGCCCATCGATGCCCGGGAAATTCCCTTCGACGCGCTGATCGCCGCCTCCGGCAAATGCCTGGAAGGCGTGCCCGGCATGGGCTTTGTCCTGGCCGATAAACACGCCCTGGCCCAGGCCGCCGGCAATGCCCATTCCCTGGCCATGGACCTGCACGACCAGCACAGCTACATGGCCAGGACCGGCCAATGGCGCTTCACCCCGCCGACCCACGTGGTGGCCGCGCTGCACGAAGCCCTGCTGCAATACAACGAGGAAGGCGGCCTGCCGGCGCGTCATGCGCGCTACGCCGACAACTGCCGGGCGCTGCTGCAGGGCATGGGCGAGCTGGGCCTGCAGAGCTTCCTGCCGGAGGCGATTCAGGCGCCAATCATCGTCACCTTCCATGCGCCGCAAGACCCGCGCTACCAGTTCAAGGACTTCTACGAACGGGTCAAGGCCAAGGGTTTCATCCTCTACCCGGGCAAGCTGACCCAGGTCGACACCTTCCGCGTGGGCTGCATCGGCCACGTCGACCGCCGCGGCATGCAGGCCGCGGTGGCCGCCATCGGCGAAGTACTGCGGGAAATGGAAATCCTCGACCTCTGA